The following proteins are encoded in a genomic region of Synergistaceae bacterium:
- a CDS encoding BrnT family toxin, producing MLKHNINFTTAASAFFDEHAIFEFNSVDKITGEERWDVIGWLAAKVMFIVYVERVTVNDNDIIRIISAREATRREKIRYVNGLT from the coding sequence ATTCTCAAGCATAATATAAATTTTACTACTGCAGCATCTGCATTTTTTGATGAACACGCTATTTTTGAATTTAACTCAGTGGACAAAATCACCGGAGAAGAACGCTGGGACGTTATAGGCTGGCTTGCTGCAAAAGTCATGTTTATTGTTTATGTTGAACGCGTAACAGTGAATGACAATGATATAATCAGAATAATATCAGCAAGAGAAGCTACTAGAAGGGAGAAAATACGCTATGTTAATGGGCTTACATGA
- a CDS encoding acetolactate decarboxylase: MQALALGYSRAVINVGELLHEGNTGLGTFEDVNGEMILMDGHCYRADQDGHITEVANDIGVPFAAVSKLYGEQQFTLKNMPNIESIRTELTRKIEEKFGLNSMHIVKIDGDFTKVDARSEAPYRSQHITLKDILSQTQKAFIFDDIRGSLVGVYFPDYMDGINMPGWHLHFLSEDRTRGGHVFDVSLQEGAVKLDKISNIFINLPKEAAFDTYSLKQDLQAEIKSVE; encoded by the coding sequence TTGCAAGCACTTGCTTTAGGATATAGCCGTGCAGTAATAAATGTAGGAGAACTTCTTCACGAAGGAAATACAGGACTGGGAACATTTGAAGACGTTAACGGAGAAATGATTCTAATGGACGGACATTGTTACAGGGCAGATCAGGACGGACATATTACAGAAGTTGCTAATGATATAGGTGTTCCTTTTGCAGCTGTATCAAAACTTTACGGAGAGCAGCAATTTACACTCAAAAATATGCCGAATATCGAATCTATACGAACGGAACTAACAAGGAAGATCGAAGAAAAATTCGGCTTGAATAGTATGCATATTGTTAAGATTGATGGTGATTTCACAAAAGTTGATGCCAGATCCGAAGCTCCATACAGGTCACAGCATATCACATTGAAAGATATTCTTTCTCAGACGCAAAAAGCATTTATTTTTGATGATATACGAGGGTCGCTTGTGGGAGTGTATTTTCCTGATTACATGGACGGGATTAATATGCCGGGATGGCATCTTCATTTTCTTTCTGAAGATAGGACAAGAGGCGGTCATGTTTTCGATGTGTCTTTACAAGAAGGAGCCGTAAAACTGGATAAGATCAGCAATATATTTATAAATCTTCCTAAGGAAGCAGCTTTTGACACGTATTCCCTCAAACAGGATTTACAGGCTGAGATAAAATCTGTAGAGTGA
- the lptB gene encoding LPS export ABC transporter ATP-binding protein, whose translation MTGLTASDLRKSYNNRLVVGGVSINVNPGEVVGLLGPNGAGKTTSFYMIVGLIRPDSGSVLIDDKEITSLPVYKRARSGIGYLPQEASIFRNLTVRENINLVWEETGKRKQAKELTDQLLEQFKITHIAETNGYALSGGERRRVEIARALTLKPKFILLDEPFSGIDPIAVADIQSMIHELKAQSYGILITDHNVRETLSITDRTYLIHAGKIFLAGSPKEVAGNELARKFYLGENFEWEGANKD comes from the coding sequence ATGACAGGTCTAACAGCTTCAGATTTGCGGAAAAGTTATAATAATCGTCTCGTAGTCGGCGGAGTAAGCATAAACGTAAACCCCGGTGAAGTTGTAGGACTCTTAGGGCCAAACGGTGCAGGCAAGACAACTTCATTTTACATGATTGTAGGATTAATCAGGCCGGACTCTGGCAGCGTCTTAATTGACGATAAAGAAATTACGAGTCTCCCAGTTTATAAGCGGGCTCGTTCGGGAATCGGCTATTTACCTCAGGAGGCTTCAATTTTTCGCAATCTCACAGTCAGAGAAAATATTAATCTTGTCTGGGAAGAAACAGGCAAGAGAAAACAGGCAAAGGAACTCACTGATCAATTACTCGAACAATTTAAAATCACTCACATAGCAGAAACTAACGGATATGCTTTATCAGGCGGAGAAAGAAGACGCGTAGAGATTGCACGGGCTTTGACTCTGAAACCTAAATTTATTTTGCTTGATGAACCTTTCAGCGGTATAGATCCCATTGCAGTAGCTGATATTCAGTCAATGATTCACGAGCTAAAGGCACAGAGCTACGGAATATTAATCACGGATCACAACGTCCGGGAGACTCTTTCAATTACTGACAGGACATATTTAATTCATGCCGGTAAAATCTTTCTTGCAGGGTCGCCTAAAGAAGTCGCAGGAAATGAACTCGCTAGAAAATTCTATCTCGGTGAAAATTTCGAGTGGGAAGGAGCTAATAAAGATTAA
- the fumC gene encoding class II fumarate hydratase, translating to MQYRIEHDTMGEIQVPSDKYWGAQTERSRQNFKIGVGLETMPREIIKAFAYLKKACAIANNILLPERMTQEKLQIISQVTDKIISGELDSHFPLVVWQTGSGTQSNMNINEVIANMGNEIAAKKLLHPNDDINMSQSSNDTFPSAMYIAGVLEVTQKLIPAIKNLIETFKRLESENSDIIKIGRTHLQDATPLRFSQEISGWRNSLECGLEYIENSLNFLNHLAIGGTAVGTGLNAPKNFDSEVTRALTHLTGIIFTPAKNKFHALTSKSEIVFSHGAIKALAADLMKIANDIRFLASGPRCGLGEIFIPENEPGSSIMPGKVNPTQCEQVTMIAAQIMGNDLTISIAASQGNFELNVFMPVCAYNFLQSVRLLSESINSFNKNCASGIKANRDKMRENLDKSLMLVTSLNPVIGYENAAKVAKLAHSKNISLKEACTELELLSPEKFKEVVNPEKMV from the coding sequence ATGCAATACAGAATTGAACACGACACAATGGGAGAAATTCAAGTCCCATCAGATAAATACTGGGGCGCACAAACTGAACGGAGCCGGCAAAATTTCAAAATCGGAGTCGGACTCGAGACAATGCCCCGCGAAATTATTAAAGCATTCGCATATCTCAAGAAAGCATGTGCAATCGCAAATAATATTTTACTGCCTGAAAGAATGACTCAAGAAAAATTGCAAATCATCTCACAAGTTACAGATAAAATTATTTCAGGTGAATTAGATTCGCACTTCCCTTTAGTAGTCTGGCAAACAGGTTCGGGCACTCAATCAAACATGAATATAAATGAAGTAATTGCTAACATGGGCAACGAGATAGCCGCGAAAAAATTACTTCACCCTAATGATGATATAAATATGTCGCAGTCTTCTAATGATACATTCCCTTCTGCTATGTATATCGCCGGAGTCTTGGAAGTTACGCAAAAATTAATCCCCGCAATAAAAAATTTAATCGAAACTTTCAAGCGTTTAGAATCAGAAAATAGCGACATAATCAAAATAGGCCGGACTCATTTGCAGGACGCTACACCGTTGAGATTTTCGCAGGAAATTTCAGGATGGCGCAATAGTTTAGAATGCGGGCTTGAATATATAGAGAACTCGCTAAATTTCTTGAATCACTTGGCAATCGGCGGGACTGCTGTAGGAACCGGCTTAAATGCTCCTAAAAATTTTGACTCTGAAGTAACACGCGCATTGACTCATTTAACGGGAATAATTTTCACTCCGGCAAAAAATAAATTTCATGCTTTAACGTCAAAAAGTGAAATAGTATTCTCACACGGCGCAATAAAAGCACTTGCAGCAGACTTAATGAAAATCGCTAATGATATAAGATTTCTAGCGTCAGGGCCTCGCTGCGGACTGGGTGAAATTTTTATACCTGAGAATGAGCCGGGAAGTTCCATAATGCCCGGAAAAGTTAATCCCACTCAGTGCGAACAGGTTACAATGATAGCCGCTCAAATAATGGGCAATGATTTAACAATAAGTATAGCAGCTAGTCAGGGCAATTTTGAGCTTAACGTGTTTATGCCGGTCTGTGCTTATAATTTCCTGCAGTCAGTAAGATTATTGAGCGAGTCAATTAATTCATTTAACAAAAATTGTGCGTCGGGAATCAAAGCAAATCGAGACAAAATGCGTGAAAATCTCGATAAATCCCTTATGCTCGTTACTTCACTGAATCCCGTTATAGGCTATGAGAACGCCGCAAAAGTTGCAAAATTAGCTCACAGTAAAAATATTTCACTCAAAGAAGCATGTACGGAGCTTGAATTATTAAGCCCTGAAAAATTTAAGGAGGTAGTCAATCCTGAAAAAATGGTCTAG
- the rlmD gene encoding 23S rRNA (uracil(1939)-C(5))-methyltransferase RlmD, which produces MLKKWSSQERNNKTRESINLEISGLSSDGAGISRTERGVIFVHGALPGELVNAEIAARKKDFSIADTLEIIKASPERVTPKCKYYGKCGGCQLQHANYNLQLRLKAGLVRDAMTRIGGFDAKIFDNLTCEESPESWNYRNKAAFPVQDLHGRIITGFYRAGTHRLELIRQCPVNAKRLNEIYGKILDSLDTVKYPFDGYNELNGTGKLRHIIARTGINTGESLLSFVINGKLSAKSVKSLVSLGNQARPNTLTLNHNSKPGNVILGTYTENLTGSGLISEMLGKYKLFFDTASFFQVNTGQAEKLFNYVSSLAGDSKNLLELYSGTGSLTCYLAENSKNITTVEEWRGAVKMAVKNLHANNFENFQALCGRSEEVISDLRDNYDSVVLDPPRDGCERRVLESINSFGVRKIIYVSCNPATLARDCKILAAHDYKLASIKAFDMFPQTAHVESVAVLQK; this is translated from the coding sequence ATCCTGAAAAAATGGTCTAGTCAAGAAAGAAATAACAAAACGCGCGAGTCTATAAATCTTGAAATTTCCGGACTCTCAAGCGACGGAGCAGGAATCTCACGGACTGAAAGAGGCGTTATTTTTGTGCACGGAGCTTTACCCGGTGAGCTTGTAAATGCTGAAATTGCAGCAAGAAAGAAAGATTTTAGCATAGCCGACACACTAGAAATCATAAAGGCCAGCCCCGAAAGAGTCACGCCCAAATGCAAATATTACGGGAAGTGCGGAGGTTGTCAATTACAGCACGCAAATTATAACTTGCAATTAAGACTCAAGGCCGGTCTAGTTCGTGACGCAATGACTCGAATCGGGGGATTTGACGCGAAAATTTTTGATAATTTAACTTGTGAGGAGTCGCCCGAATCATGGAATTACCGCAATAAAGCAGCCTTCCCGGTTCAGGATTTACACGGACGAATTATAACGGGATTCTACAGAGCAGGGACTCACAGGCTTGAATTAATCAGGCAATGCCCGGTAAATGCTAAGAGGCTCAATGAAATTTACGGCAAAATTTTAGACTCACTTGACACTGTGAAATATCCTTTTGACGGTTATAATGAGCTTAACGGCACCGGCAAATTAAGGCACATCATAGCACGCACGGGAATTAATACGGGTGAAAGTCTTTTATCGTTTGTCATAAACGGCAAATTATCAGCAAAAAGTGTTAAATCTCTTGTATCACTGGGTAATCAAGCAAGGCCGAATACTTTGACTCTAAATCATAATTCTAAGCCGGGCAATGTCATATTAGGAACTTACACGGAAAATTTAACGGGTTCGGGCTTAATTTCTGAAATGTTAGGCAAGTATAAATTATTCTTTGATACAGCTTCATTTTTTCAGGTCAACACAGGCCAAGCAGAAAAATTATTTAATTATGTGAGTTCGCTTGCAGGTGATTCTAAAAATTTGCTTGAGTTATACAGCGGTACAGGCTCATTAACTTGCTATCTTGCTGAAAACTCAAAAAATATTACAACTGTTGAAGAGTGGCGCGGGGCTGTAAAAATGGCCGTCAAGAATTTGCACGCGAATAATTTCGAAAACTTTCAGGCTTTGTGCGGACGGTCTGAAGAAGTTATCAGCGATTTACGGGACAATTATGACTCTGTAGTGCTTGACCCTCCCCGTGATGGCTGCGAGAGAAGAGTACTTGAATCTATAAACTCATTCGGAGTCAGGAAAATTATTTATGTCTCATGTAATCCGGCTACTTTGGCGAGAGATTGCAAAATTTTAGCGGCTCATGACTACAAATTAGCGAGCATTAAAGCATTTGACATGTTCCCTCAGACGGCACACGTTGAAAGCGTCGCAGTTTTGCAGAAATGA
- a CDS encoding DUF262 domain-containing protein has product MYAQKSNINEMLNGVKQFIIPIYQRFYSWDIEQCRRLWNDIVSMQENNKDYHFIGSIVNIVEHAASTGVQKYIIIDGQQRITTLLLLLIALRDYAIQNPDEKAVNSRKIDNTLLKNEYEDGSDRYKLLLTESDREIFISLVENKPITQGTKSRLLDNYNFFAKKINDKILQPAEIFESISKLQIVNITLERSLDDAQAIFESLNSTGKELSESDLIRNYLLMGLDNNEQIYIYEQYWRPMEKLFGNQILEMDQFFRDYITLKINVIPNKNLTYEEFKKYSMNSEFDSTRDLCADLYKYANYYNEIMFSRSNNPEINNLYNDIVELKMTVSYPFLMRLINDYHEKIINESEFKQVLRLCISYVFRRSICDFPTNSLNKTFANMKNAINSIDYVNSIKAFFLMCGGYREFPDNDRFIAAFTSRDIYNMQNRVKFILRSLENFDNKAPINMANYTVEHIMPQTLTQEWQKMLGDNWRDVQKKYLHTIGNLTLTAYNSEMSNSSFTEKMNITGGFKQSALRLNNFLVTLDEWNESNIINRANLLAEKAVKIWEFPSLTPEELAKYKGQEERYSIASYNTNNYTMELFNLLDSRIKNISSYVRREFKKLYVAYKLDTNFADIFFQSQRLKISINMKFADVNDPEGICRDVTGLGKWGNGDVEVYMEKLSDIDNVMYIIMQSYNYQQD; this is encoded by the coding sequence ATGTACGCACAAAAAAGTAATATTAACGAGATGTTAAACGGTGTCAAGCAATTTATTATTCCCATTTATCAGAGATTTTACAGCTGGGATATTGAACAGTGCCGCCGCTTATGGAATGATATTGTCTCAATGCAGGAAAATAACAAGGACTATCATTTTATCGGCTCAATAGTAAATATTGTAGAACACGCAGCGTCAACAGGTGTGCAGAAATATATTATAATTGACGGCCAGCAGAGAATCACGACACTTTTATTGCTGTTAATTGCCCTTCGTGATTACGCGATTCAGAATCCTGACGAGAAAGCCGTTAACTCCCGCAAAATAGATAATACTTTGCTAAAAAATGAATATGAAGACGGCAGCGATCGTTATAAATTGTTATTAACTGAGTCGGACCGAGAAATTTTTATTAGCTTAGTCGAGAATAAGCCCATAACACAAGGAACTAAATCAAGATTACTAGACAATTATAATTTTTTTGCTAAGAAAATTAATGATAAAATCTTGCAGCCCGCTGAAATTTTCGAGTCTATAAGCAAACTTCAAATTGTAAATATAACTCTTGAACGTTCGCTCGATGATGCACAGGCAATTTTTGAGAGTCTGAACTCAACCGGCAAAGAATTATCGGAGTCTGATTTAATACGAAATTATTTACTCATGGGACTTGATAATAATGAGCAAATATATATTTATGAACAATACTGGCGGCCGATGGAAAAACTTTTCGGGAATCAAATTCTAGAAATGGATCAATTTTTCAGGGATTATATAACTCTTAAAATTAACGTGATTCCAAATAAGAATCTTACTTATGAAGAGTTCAAAAAATATAGCATGAATTCAGAATTTGACTCAACCCGTGATTTATGTGCAGATTTATATAAATACGCAAATTATTACAATGAAATAATGTTCTCACGCAGCAATAACCCCGAAATAAATAATTTATATAATGATATTGTCGAGCTTAAAATGACGGTCTCTTATCCGTTCTTAATGAGACTTATTAATGACTATCACGAAAAAATTATTAACGAGTCTGAATTCAAGCAAGTTTTAAGGCTCTGTATCAGCTATGTATTTCGCCGGAGTATTTGCGACTTCCCGACTAATTCACTTAATAAAACTTTTGCGAACATGAAAAACGCAATTAATTCAATCGATTATGTTAATTCAATAAAAGCATTTTTCCTAATGTGCGGCGGTTATCGTGAATTTCCTGATAATGATAGATTTATTGCTGCGTTTACTTCACGAGATATTTATAACATGCAGAATCGCGTAAAATTTATATTGCGGAGTCTCGAAAATTTTGATAATAAAGCTCCCATAAACATGGCAAATTATACAGTTGAGCATATAATGCCGCAGACTTTGACTCAGGAATGGCAAAAAATGCTCGGCGATAACTGGCGCGACGTTCAGAAAAAATATTTACACACAATCGGAAATTTGACTCTGACTGCTTATAATTCCGAAATGAGTAACAGCTCATTCACTGAAAAAATGAATATCACAGGCGGATTTAAGCAAAGTGCTTTGAGATTAAATAATTTCCTTGTAACTCTTGACGAATGGAACGAGTCAAATATTATAAATCGAGCGAATTTATTAGCCGAGAAAGCCGTAAAAATTTGGGAATTTCCTAGCTTGACACCTGAAGAACTCGCTAAATATAAGGGACAAGAAGAACGTTACAGCATAGCAAGTTATAATACTAATAATTACACGATGGAATTATTTAATTTGCTTGATTCACGCATTAAAAATATTTCGTCTTATGTTAGGCGGGAATTCAAAAAATTATATGTCGCATATAAGCTCGATACAAATTTTGCTGATATATTTTTCCAGAGTCAGCGGCTCAAAATCTCTATTAACATGAAATTTGCGGACGTAAATGACCCTGAAGGAATTTGCAGAGATGTAACAGGTCTAGGAAAGTGGGGTAATGGCGATGTTGAAGTTTACATGGAAAAGTTATCTGATATTGATAATGTCATGTATATTATTATGCAGTCATATAATTATCAGCAGGATTAA
- a CDS encoding alpha/beta fold hydrolase has translation MPIKIESLKTERFTTKFFRFGNKASQKKFIIIPGTSLKSVMNFADSVAESYKIFAQDYEIFLFDIRDDLPENYRIQDLARDLAESLDSLQINNADILGVSMGGMIAQSLAVSRPDLAHKIVLASTASRAKPRTVKFWNDLLTLARGKNINALTLGFSENIYTPEFFAKYRDSILAANNNISDLELERFIIITQAVRDFDIYDELNKVKSQVLVIGAGRDKIFGADYSRETADKIGCDLYIYENYGHAVYDEAPDYKARIMKFFQE, from the coding sequence ATGCCCATAAAAATAGAATCACTCAAGACAGAAAGATTTACAACGAAATTTTTTAGATTTGGCAATAAAGCGAGTCAAAAGAAATTTATAATAATTCCCGGTACCAGCTTAAAAAGTGTCATGAATTTTGCTGACTCAGTCGCAGAATCATATAAAATTTTTGCTCAAGACTATGAAATTTTCTTGTTTGATATTCGCGATGATTTACCGGAAAATTATAGAATTCAGGATCTAGCGCGGGACTTGGCCGAATCCCTTGACTCGTTACAGATAAATAATGCTGACATTTTAGGCGTATCAATGGGCGGAATGATTGCGCAGAGTCTCGCAGTGAGTCGTCCTGATTTAGCGCATAAAATTGTGTTAGCCTCTACTGCCTCACGTGCAAAGCCCAGAACAGTAAAATTTTGGAATGATTTATTAACTTTAGCACGCGGAAAAAATATTAATGCCCTGACTCTGGGATTCTCTGAAAATATCTATACGCCGGAATTTTTCGCAAAATATCGTGATTCTATTCTCGCAGCAAATAATAATATAAGTGATTTAGAACTTGAGCGATTTATAATTATTACTCAGGCTGTTAGAGATTTTGATATTTATGACGAGCTTAACAAGGTAAAATCTCAAGTCTTAGTAATAGGCGCGGGACGTGATAAAATTTTCGGGGCTGATTATTCACGAGAGACAGCTGATAAAATCGGCTGCGATTTATATATTTACGAGAATTACGGCCATGCAGTTTATGACGAGGCACCGGACTATAAAGCAAGAATCATGAAATTTTTTCAGGAGTGA
- a CDS encoding aminopeptidase P family protein produces MNMIDSRLAKLRALMQERKLDSFVLIVSERSNSESCHYISGFRGSSAGLIITLNDATLITDGRYTTQAKLQSNYNIIIQSKISLYEYIANAVKDSSWGYVGFEAEKISYHDYMKYFAPVKANWVDSSDLILTLRRCKDSQEIEYIKQAAKIGRQALANVLKQTRPGMTEIEFDIKLNEQIKLLGAEKGWAHDDFIVASGERGAMCHAPATMKKFAEGDIVTVDYGAMFQGYMSDITRNFALGHLSGKAREINNILLEAHNKAAQALRPGISGFDVDLIARKVIESAGYGQNFLHGLGHGLGLEVHEPPRLSHTSKDILRAGDVVTIEPGIYIEGWGGLRIEDDYLITEDGCECLTINDNQSIEVI; encoded by the coding sequence ATGAACATGATAGATTCAAGACTGGCAAAATTACGCGCTTTAATGCAAGAAAGAAAGTTAGACTCATTTGTCTTAATCGTGAGTGAACGCTCAAATTCTGAATCATGTCATTATATTTCAGGTTTTCGCGGAAGTTCTGCCGGACTGATAATAACTCTTAATGACGCTACTTTAATCACTGACGGGCGATATACTACTCAAGCTAAATTGCAGAGTAATTATAATATAATAATCCAGTCAAAAATTTCGCTTTATGAATATATTGCTAATGCCGTGAAAGACTCAAGCTGGGGTTATGTCGGATTCGAGGCAGAAAAAATTTCTTATCATGATTACATGAAATATTTTGCTCCTGTAAAAGCTAACTGGGTTGACTCGTCGGACTTGATTTTGACTCTAAGACGCTGCAAAGATTCTCAAGAAATAGAATATATCAAGCAAGCCGCAAAAATAGGCCGTCAAGCTCTAGCAAACGTGTTAAAACAAACCCGACCCGGAATGACTGAAATCGAATTTGATATAAAGCTCAACGAACAAATTAAATTACTCGGTGCAGAAAAGGGCTGGGCACATGATGATTTTATTGTTGCGTCAGGTGAAAGGGGCGCGATGTGTCATGCTCCTGCAACTATGAAAAAATTTGCTGAAGGTGATATTGTAACAGTCGATTACGGCGCAATGTTTCAGGGCTATATGAGTGATATAACGAGAAATTTTGCACTTGGTCATTTAAGCGGTAAGGCACGAGAAATAAATAATATTTTGTTGGAGGCTCATAATAAAGCAGCTCAAGCACTCAGACCGGGCATATCAGGCTTTGACGTTGATTTAATTGCGCGTAAAGTAATAGAGAGTGCAGGCTACGGACAAAATTTTTTACACGGACTCGGTCATGGGCTGGGCTTGGAAGTTCACGAGCCTCCGAGATTGTCGCACACTTCAAAGGATATTTTACGAGCCGGAGATGTCGTTACAATTGAGCCGGGAATTTACATAGAAGGCTGGGGCGGTCTGCGGATTGAAGACGATTATTTAATCACTGAAGACGGCTGCGAATGTCTGACTATTAACGATAATCAAAGTATTGAGGTGATATAA